The genomic region AGGATTCTGATCATGGCCATGGTCACTCCGCGCGTCGCCAGTGGTGTGATCTGGACTCCGTTCCACTTCGGCGGCTGGTACGAAGGCAAGGATCTGTTCGACAAATATCCCGAGGGAACCGCCCCCTACGTCCGGGGAGAGGCGTGCAATACCGCCACTACCTACGGCTATGACTCGGTAACACAGATGCAGGAAACCAAGGCCACGCTCTGCCAGATCAAGGCGGCCTGACCGCAAAAGGAGAGAACCCTATGGCACGAATGAAATTTCTCTGCGATGCGGAACGCTGCATTGAATGCAATGGCTGCGTGACTGCATGCAAGAACGAAAACGAGGTTCCCTGGGGCGTCAATCGGCGGCGCGTTGTGACCCTGGATGACGGTGTTCCGGGGGAAAAATCCGTTTCGGTCGCGTGCATGCATTGCACCGATGCGCCCTGCGCGGCGGTCTGTCCGGTGGACTGCTTCTACACCACCGACGACGGTATCGTCCTGCACGACAAGGACCTGTGCATCGGCTGCGGCTATTGCTTCTACGCCTGCCCATTCGGTGCCCCGCAGTATCCACAGCAATCGGCCTTTGGGGTGCGCGGCAAGATGGACAAGTGCACCTTCTGCGCCGGTGGACCGGAAGCGGACAATTCCGACGCGGAGTACGAGAAGTACGGTTCCAATCGCATCGCCCAGGGCAAACTCCCCGCGTGCGCGGAGATGTGCGCCACCAAGGCCCTGCTGGCCGGTGACGGCGACATGGTCGCCGATATCTATCGCGAACGCGTGCTGAAGCGCGGCGGCCGGCCGAAGACCTGGGGCTGGGAAACGGCGTACAAGTCATGAGGACCAGGGCCACGCAATTGGGGACGGGTCCTCGCGGCGGGGGTGCGCCCTTGTTCCGCACGGCCATGCTGGCACTCCTGTGTCTGGGGCTGTCGGCATGTTACGAGTCACCGGGCGCGACGCATTTTCAGCCCGGTGTCTACAAAGGGGCATCGGATCCGTTGCTGGAAAAAGAGCGCATGCCCAAGCAACAGGAAGCATTGCGCGAGCGTTTCCGGATGGCATCGAAAGATCGCTAGGTGCGGCCTGACCCGATCGGGACGCGCAGGACGGCATAGAGAGGAATACAGATGAACGGCAAGAAGGTTAGCGGTCTGATTGCTGCGTTTCTCCTGGTCGGCGGGCTGACCGCCTGTAGCCGCGTCCGGGATCCGTGGGTCCCGAATGCGGGATACCTCAAGCAGGAGCGGCAGCGCCCGGCTCCACTCGCCATGCACCTGCGGGAGCGGGTGATGGAGACGCAGATCGATCGATAGGAGGCACGATGACCATATCCGCATCACAAGAGGGGATCGTTCGCACGCGACGGGCGGCCCGGCTGCGCACCCTGGGTCTATGGTCCTTCTTGCTGGTCATGGCCTTATCCCTGGCAGCTCCACTCGCGGTCTATGTCTCCGGCGGCCCGGTGCTGCAGGCGCAGGCGGCGGAACAGGCGAGCAATCCCCGGGCCAATTTCTGGCGCGTGGTGCGAGAGGGCCGGGCCGGGTATACCTCGGAAAGCGGTCCGTACACCACGAATACCCTGATTCAGAACGGGGGCCAGAACTGGCGCGGCCTGCGCAACGGACCGGTTGCCGGGTTCTCGCCGTGGGTGCTGGCGCTGATCGTGCTGGCCATTGGTCTGTACCACTTCATTCACGGTCCGCAACGGATCGAGGAATCCCTGTCCGGCCGGAAAATCGCCCGCTGGTCCCTGGGCGAGCGGGTAATGCACTGGTATGTGGCGACCCTGTTCGTGTTGCTGGCCCTGAGCGGGCTGAGTCTACTGTTCGGGCGCGCGGTGCTGATTCCGGTGATCGGCATACACGCATTCTCCGCCTACGCGGACTTCTCCAAGTTCATCCATAACTATCTGGGCCCGTTTTTCATCGTCGGCGTCGTGCTCGAGTTCTTTGCCTGGGTGCGATACAACATTTTCACCCGGGACGATATCGACTGGCTAAAGAGTCTGGGCGGCAACCTCGGTGGCGGCACCCATCCCCATGCCGGTCGCACCAACGGCGGCGAGAAGGTCTGGTTCTGGATCATCGCCACCATCGGCCTGATCGGGGTTTGTGTCACCGGATTGATCCTGGACTTCCCCAACTTCGGCCAGTCGCGGGAAACCATGCAGCTTTCCAGCATTCTTCATGCCGTGTTTTCGGTGATCTGGGTCGCGGTCGCCCTGGGGCACATCTATCTTGCAGTCTGGGGCGCGCCGGGCACGCTGGAGGGAATGGTGACCGGCGAGGTGAGTGAGGAATGGATGAAGAAGCACCATGACCTGTGGTACGAGCAGACGCGCGCAGGGGGCGGCGAAACCTCCAGCGCGTCATCCGGTGCAGGAAAGCCGCGTCCGGCGCCGCGCGGATCGCCGGGATAGCGAGCGTCCGCCGGGAGCGGAAAAGTTCGACGGAGGGGGTCTATGTCGTTGCAAGTGAAGTACTTCGCATCCCTGCGCGAAATGATGGGCCGCGACGGGGATACCCTCGATGATGTGGAAGTCGTATCCGTCGCCGAGATCTGGTCACGGATTGCGGGCGATCGCCCACAACCGGCGAATATGCTGGTGGCGGGGAACCAGGAGATCGCTGACCTGCGTGGCCTGGTGCGGGACGGTGACGAGGTCGCGTTCCTGCCGCCGGTCACGGGAGGTTGAGGTGACTGTACGGATCCTGTCCAACTCATTTCATCCCTGTGACGAGATGGAGCGGTATCAGGAACGGTTTCGCGGTCGTCGTGGCAGATACGGCGCGGCGGTCAGCTTCGTCGGGACGATGCGCGATTTCAACGCAGGCGCCACAGTTGAGTCCATGACCCTGGAACACTACCCGGGAATGACCGAGAAGCAGCTCCTGCGCTTGTGCGATGAGGCCCGGGCGCGTTGGCACATTGTTGACGTGCTGATCGTCCACCGAGTGGGGGTCGTTGTTCCGGGGGACCCCATCGTTCTGGTCGCAGTGTGGTCGGCCCATCGGGCGGAGGCCTTCGATGGCTGTCGCTACCTCATCGAGGAACTCAAAACCCGGGCTCCGTTCTGGAAGCGCGAGCAGATCGGCAAGACGGGGCATTGGGTGGCGCATAACACGCCACGATCGGATTCCGCTCGCAAGCTGTCCTGACCTGATTCCGCGATAGAGTCCCGCGTTCCCCCGCGGTGGACCCTCCCTGCCTATGCCCTGGCGATTGCCACCGGACGCAAACCCTGACAACATGACACCCCTGTCATTGCTGACAGGGTACGGTTGGAGGGGAGAGTATGAGCGATCACGAGACCAAACCCAGCTGCGAGCAGATCATCGATATTCTGCCTGACCCGTTTGTGGTCATTGACCGCAACTACCGCATCGTCGCGGCCAATCGTAACTACGTGGAACGCTTTGGTATGACCGCGGACGAGGTCATTGGCCAACGCTGCCACCGGGTATCCCACCATTCCGACGTACCCTGCAGCCAACACGGTGAGCACTGTCCCCTGGAAATGGTCTTCGAGTCCGGCGAACCGACCCAGGTCATGCACATCCACTACGACAAGGACGGCCGCGAGGAATACGTACAGCTGCAGGCAAACCCCATCCGCGACGAAGCGGGGGATGTGCTGTACATGGGCGAATACATCAACCCGGTGCAGCGCTACGACGATCGCGATACGATCCTTGCCGGCCGTTCGCGACCCATGCTGCGCATGATCAGCATGTTGCAGCGAGTGGCGCCGACCCAGACCACCGTGCTCCTGCTCGGTGAGAGCGGGGTCGGAAAGGAATGTGTCGCCCAGTATGTTCATCAGTATTCGGGCCGGCACACGGGTCCGTTCGTCGTGGTCGATTGCGCAAGCTTCGGTGAGACGCTGATCGAAAGCGAGTTGTTCGGTTACGAGAAAGGCGCGTTCACCGGGGCGACCTACAGGCGCAAAGGCTTGTTTGAGGCCGCCCACGGGGGCACCCTGTTCATTGACGAGGTGGGCGAGTTGCCCTTGTCGCTGCAAACCAAGCTGCTGCGGGTACTGGAAACCGGAACCGTGCGCCGGGTTGGCGGAACGGATTATATAAAAGTCGACGTGCGCGTGGTCGTGGCGACGCACCGGAATCTGCGCAAGATGGTGCAGGAAGGCGCCTTCCGGGAAGATCTGTATTATCGCCTGTCGGCGTTTCCCGTAAGCATCCCGGCGCTGCGCGATCGCAAGGACGATATCCCCTTGCTTGCCGAACACTTCCTGCACGGAATGGAGGAGGGAGTTCAATACATACCGCTGCCACCGGCGGTGATCGAGACACTGCTGGCCTATGACTATCCGGGCAACGTGCGCGAACTGCGCAATATCATTGAGCGCGCTGTTATCCTGGCAGCGGGCGGCGCGATGACGCCGGAGCACATCGTGCTGGAAGTTGGTGGTTCCATGGAGTCGGTTCCGCTGGCCGATGTTGCCCATCCGGTGGATCGCGATCCCGCCGTTCCGACGGGCGATCCGATACATCTTCTTCAGCGACGGAACATGCTTAGCGAGCAGACGGTGCTGGATGCCTTGCAGCGCGCCGGTGGACACCGGCGAGAGGCGGCACGGCTGCTCGGCGTGAGTGAGCGCACGGTCTATCGGTACATGCAAAAGCTCCGCGACTGACCGGTTTTCGCCCGGTACGCGAAGCCGGGTTCCCTTGCTTCTCGTCTGGCCATTCCTGCCACATCTGTCGTCGTTCCGTCAAAGTCTGCCATTTATGTCGCAGGCAGGCACGGCACTACGGAAATTTCACGCGGTTTCCCCCGGTTTTGTCCTGACCCGGGTATGGCAAGGACTTTGCTATCCATTTCCCCGGGAAGAAGCGT from Acidiferrobacteraceae bacterium harbors:
- the fdh3B gene encoding formate dehydrogenase FDH3 subunit beta, producing the protein MARMKFLCDAERCIECNGCVTACKNENEVPWGVNRRRVVTLDDGVPGEKSVSVACMHCTDAPCAAVCPVDCFYTTDDGIVLHDKDLCIGCGYCFYACPFGAPQYPQQSAFGVRGKMDKCTFCAGGPEADNSDAEYEKYGSNRIAQGKLPACAEMCATKALLAGDGDMVADIYRERVLKRGGRPKTWGWETAYKS
- a CDS encoding formate dehydrogenase subunit gamma, with the translated sequence MTISASQEGIVRTRRAARLRTLGLWSFLLVMALSLAAPLAVYVSGGPVLQAQAAEQASNPRANFWRVVREGRAGYTSESGPYTTNTLIQNGGQNWRGLRNGPVAGFSPWVLALIVLAIGLYHFIHGPQRIEESLSGRKIARWSLGERVMHWYVATLFVLLALSGLSLLFGRAVLIPVIGIHAFSAYADFSKFIHNYLGPFFIVGVVLEFFAWVRYNIFTRDDIDWLKSLGGNLGGGTHPHAGRTNGGEKVWFWIIATIGLIGVCVTGLILDFPNFGQSRETMQLSSILHAVFSVIWVAVALGHIYLAVWGAPGTLEGMVTGEVSEEWMKKHHDLWYEQTRAGGGETSSASSGAGKPRPAPRGSPG
- a CDS encoding molybdenum cofactor biosynthesis protein MoaE, coding for MTVRILSNSFHPCDEMERYQERFRGRRGRYGAAVSFVGTMRDFNAGATVESMTLEHYPGMTEKQLLRLCDEARARWHIVDVLIVHRVGVVVPGDPIVLVAVWSAHRAEAFDGCRYLIEELKTRAPFWKREQIGKTGHWVAHNTPRSDSARKLS
- a CDS encoding sigma 54-interacting transcriptional regulator, with the translated sequence MSDHETKPSCEQIIDILPDPFVVIDRNYRIVAANRNYVERFGMTADEVIGQRCHRVSHHSDVPCSQHGEHCPLEMVFESGEPTQVMHIHYDKDGREEYVQLQANPIRDEAGDVLYMGEYINPVQRYDDRDTILAGRSRPMLRMISMLQRVAPTQTTVLLLGESGVGKECVAQYVHQYSGRHTGPFVVVDCASFGETLIESELFGYEKGAFTGATYRRKGLFEAAHGGTLFIDEVGELPLSLQTKLLRVLETGTVRRVGGTDYIKVDVRVVVATHRNLRKMVQEGAFREDLYYRLSAFPVSIPALRDRKDDIPLLAEHFLHGMEEGVQYIPLPPAVIETLLAYDYPGNVRELRNIIERAVILAAGGAMTPEHIVLEVGGSMESVPLADVAHPVDRDPAVPTGDPIHLLQRRNMLSEQTVLDALQRAGGHRREAARLLGVSERTVYRYMQKLRD
- a CDS encoding MoaD/ThiS family protein; translated protein: MSLQVKYFASLREMMGRDGDTLDDVEVVSVAEIWSRIAGDRPQPANMLVAGNQEIADLRGLVRDGDEVAFLPPVTGG